CTGCACTTCGGCCGGGGCCAGGAGTCTGGGGGGCTGAAGGCGCACCCGGTGCCGCCTTCGGACGTCTGGCGGCCTCTGCACCTGAGCCCCGGACAGCGACAGGCAGTGGAGGGCCTTCTGGGCGCACACCGCCGGCGGATGCGGGAACTGCAAAGCCTCATTGCCCGGGAGAGAGAGCAGCTCCTCGCGATTATCCGGAGGGGCGAGCCCGCCTGGCCCGAGGTGCAGGCAAGGGTCCGGAGCATCAATGATCGTCAGGCGGAGCTGGAGGAAGCCGTGGTGGTTCTCTTCCTGGAGACGCAGAAACATTTCACCCC
This portion of the Desulfobaccales bacterium genome encodes:
- a CDS encoding periplasmic heavy metal sensor, producing MERHHLLYLLAFSLSLNLGALGTLAFLHFGRGQESGGLKAHPVPPSDVWRPLHLSPGQRQAVEGLLGAHRRRMRELQSLIAREREQLLAIIRRGEPAWPEVQARVRSINDRQAELEEAVVVLFLETQKHFTPEQRRAFGKILEARVPAR